Genomic DNA from Methylocystis sp. MJC1:
TTCCGATGCTGCAGGCGGCGCCGCGGCCTCGCGACGCGATCGCGGCGCCGCGCAAGGCCGCGCCGGCGTTTCGTCTGACATCGTCTACTGGCGAAGCGGTCGACGACCGCTCGATGCTCGGACGTCCCTTTGCCTTGTTCTTCGGCTTCACGAGATGTCCTGAGGCGTGCCCGACGACACTGCTCGAGCTGACCAGCGTCGTGAAGGAGGCTGGCGCAGATGCTTCCGATTTCGAGATTCTGTTCGTCAGTCTCGACGTCGAACATGATACGCCCGAGCTCCTCTCGGATTTTGTCGGGTCCTTCGGACAGCGCGTTGTCGGACTGACGGGATCGGTTGACGATATCGCGCGAGCGGCGCGGGCCTTTCGGGTCTATCAGCGCAAGGTTCCTCTCGAAGGCGGCGGCTACACGATCGACCACACGACGCTCGTCTATCTCGTGGATCGTCGCGGCCGGCTCGTCGATACGCTCTCCTTCACGGAGCAGGCCGACATAGCCGCTAAGAGGCTGAAGGCCTTCCTCCTCGAGGAGGCCACGCATGGCGTCGGACGAAGCGGGCGACGCAGGTCGCGCATACGCGGCCGGCGCGGCGCGGCGGCGACGCCAGCGCGTCGCTCTCGCAAGACACATGCGCGACAACCTGCCGCATTGCGTGCGACAAGCGGTCGCTGGACCCTGTATCGCTGCTATAGCGCGTCTCGATCCGACACGCGGGGTGAGCGATCTTGAAAGCGTCAGGCCGGTCATATCGGAGCATCGCGCGGACGGCCTCAGCCCGAGCCGTCGCGACCCGAGCGGTCGTGAGCGCGGCGGTTGCGATCCTCTTGCTGTTGCAAGCGGCGTCGATCGGATTCGCAGCCGGCGCGACCGCCAATGGCGCCGCCGGCCCGCTGTTCGGAACGATCTGCCAGAACGCGGACACGGCGAATAGGGATTCGTCCAAGCCGGTCGAGCAACAGCATGTCGGCCCCTGCTGCGTTCTGCATTGCAGCTCTTTCATCGAGGCCGATGCGGGGCGCGCTCCCGTCGAAATCCTGCCTCTGGAAACCGTTTCCGCTTCTCCGGCGTGCGATGATCAGATCGACGCCGTCATCGTCGCGCCAGAGCTGCGCGCCCTCTGTCCTCGCGCGCCCCCGCCGCGCGGCGTCTGATCCCCTCAACAGTCATCGTCAACTGCCGGGCGGCTTTGTTCGATTGAACGGCCAACCCAAGGGATTCATTCGCACGCGCCGATCGTCGATCGCGCGGGACTAGAGGAATTTTATCATGAGCATCTCGATATATCGGGCCGTGAGCATTGGCGCGCTCGGCGGCGTGGCCGCCTTTCTCGCCGAGGGGCCTGCCGCCCACTACGGCGCGCAGCTCTTTCCCATTCTGATCGGCTGGGCCGGCTACTACCACTTCGGCGGCAAGATCGAGGGCGTGAAGAAAGCGCTTCTTCATCTTCTTGCCGGCGTCGTTCTCGCTGGCGTCGCCCTGGCTCTCTCAACGCGTCTCCCCTATGGCGAGACGCTGGGCGCTCCGGCGTGGACGGCGATCGCCGTGGCGATCACGCTCGGCGTCCTCGTCTTCGCGTCGCGACTGTCGGCGCTCAGCGACTTCGCCGTCGCGATCCTCGGCTATGCGACGCTTTTCGCGCTCGCGGGCGTCTCGGACCGTGGCGAGAGAATCATCGCGCTGTCGCAAGACAATCCGATCGCCGTCGCGGTTCCGCTCCTGGCGGGCGTGATCTTCGCGCTCTTGTCGGACTATCTGACGGAAGCGCTGCAAAGATACGTCCCGCTTCGCGGGCAGCGGCCGCAATCGGCCACGAGCGCCTGATCCAAGGACCGACGCCTCTCACTCGACCAGAAGCGCTCGCCATTCCTTAGGAATGGCGAGCGAAAGCCGTCGCCGCGCTGCATGCCGCCGCGCCACGACGACATTCATCATCGGGAGGATCGCCTTGAGCGACTTCATAGTGAGACAGCCCTGCGTGGAACGCGAGGGGGCTTTCGCGGGCGTGCTCTGTTCCGCCGAAGCGACAGGCCTCTATGGGGTGGACCGCCCGGGCGTCGCCTGGGATTGGATGAAGCAGACGGGACAAGCCCCTTGCGGCGTGGATTGGGTGCGGCCGCTGGTGGCGGACGCCTGGATGCGCTGCGTCGAAGACCATGCGCTGCCGACCGGCGTGGATTTTCCGCCGCGCCAACGCCAGGGCGATGGCTTCGCTCCCGACGTCGACGCGACGTCCCGCGCCGCGAACGGCGCCGTCGCATCGCATCTCTCGGCGATGATCTACGAACTCGGCGCGCTGCTCGACGACGCGGACGTTACGCTCCTGCTGACCGATGCGGCCGGCCGCGTGATCCATCTGCTCGACTCCGGTCGGCGGATATGGGCGGGCGGTATGCAGATGGCGCGCATCGGTGCGGACTGGCGCGAAGCGAGCCTCGGCGCCAATGGCGTCGGGACGGCGGCGCTGTTGCGCGAGCCTGTCGCTTTTGCCGGCAAGGAGCATTTCAACGCCGCGCTGCATCGCTGCGCGACCGCCGGCTGTCCCATTTCCGGCCCCGACGGCGGGATCGTCGCAATCATCGGCGTGATCTGCGATCGCCCCGACGCGGCCAGATTGCTGCTCGGGTTCTTGAAGGTTGCTCGTCGCCTCCTCGAAGCTTCTCTTTTCGAACGCATGTCTTGCGACGGCTTCTTGCTGCGGCTACGTTGCGACGACGAGGCGGGCGGCGAGGGCGGCCCGTTGAGCGCCGGGCGCTTGTTCGTCGCAAAAAACGGCCGCGTGTGCGGCGCCGATCGAGACGCGCTGGACATTCTCGGTGCAGGCGACGCGGCGGCGATATTAGGAAAAGATGCGGCGACTACGATCGGCGTCGATCTGACGGCGCTCGCTGCCGCAAGCGATAATGCGGACCTCGTCATGCTCGTCGCGCGCGAAGGACGCGCTGTCGCGGCGGAAGTCCACCGCACGGCGAAACG
This window encodes:
- a CDS encoding DUF1097 domain-containing protein, whose protein sequence is MSISIYRAVSIGALGGVAAFLAEGPAAHYGAQLFPILIGWAGYYHFGGKIEGVKKALLHLLAGVVLAGVALALSTRLPYGETLGAPAWTAIAVAITLGVLVFASRLSALSDFAVAILGYATLFALAGVSDRGERIIALSQDNPIAVAVPLLAGVIFALLSDYLTEALQRYVPLRGQRPQSATSA